gtttgtgttttttttgctaGTGTTTTCGTTTCCCTTCCATTCACCTTTAGCATCATATTTACCTTAGGAAACAACTATGCGTGTCTCATTGGTATCACTGGCAAGGCCGAAATTCTCAAGAGGCCCGATCCTTAAAAGGAGTCCAAATATGGCATCGCCCTCCCCCTCGGgatcaaaatcttcaaggTCAAGTTCGTCAAGAGATGAGCTGCCACCGTTTAAATTTGGTCCTTATTCTCCACTCAACCTACCAGACGAGTCGTCTCGGAAAGGTATTTCGAATCTTGTGTCTAAAATTACCGACTTCAATGAACTCAAGATATATCCAGAAATCCGTAATTCGTTGCTTAACGAGGTGAAGAAACATACCGTGTTACGTTCCCAAAATTTTGTTCGTCCTGCCAAGGTGAAAACAGAGAATGAGTTGAACGGATTAATCATCCGTCCAACTCCTATTCAAACTGCCGCTATTaagatcatcaacaataagAGGAAACCTGGTGAATTCTTCAAGACGTTTACATTGGCTGCAGAAACAGGGTCAGGTAAAACATGGGCTTATTTGGCACCACTACTACAACAACTATTACAAGGTCTTAAAGAGCCGGAAGTGACGTCTTCCCCATCAATTCGGGCAAAGGCGGGTATCAAGTCTGTCATTTTGGTCCCAACACATGAATTGGTTGACCAAGTCTATGAGACTGCCAAGTATGTCGGTGATGATCTGAACCTTTCGGTGTTTAAATGGGATACCGATTCAAACTTTAAGGAGTTCATAAGTGTCTTCCGTACGGGAATCGATATTTTCGTTACAACGCCTGGTAAGTTCCATTCCTTATCAAGGTACGATTCTTTAAAATCGTCTCCAAAAGTCTTGTTTGGCTCGATTTCCTTTTGTGTAGTCGACGAGGCAGATACCCTAATGGACGAATCCTTTTTGCCAGATACCCAATCGATCATCTCGAAGATGTCACGATTGGAGACCCTGGTCTTTGCAAGTGCTACATACCCTGCTCGtttcaacaaaacaatCAACCATTTGTATCCAACAATCACCACAATATCAACCCCACAGTTACATAAACTGCCAAAGTCAATCGAGTTTAGAGTGGTCAATGCAAGCGTGGCTCCTTACAAAGGCTCCAAAATGAAAGCTTTAGCTCAAGCGTTATACGCAATCTATTGTGATGGTACAGAAGAGGGATACCAGAAACGGGTGCTTATATTTGTCAACAAGAAGGACGATTGTGAGAAGGTGTCCAACAAGCTACAAGAATACGGCCATGATGTTACTTTTATATCTTCGGAAGACACTCCTGACGCAAGAAGGGAGAAAGTGGCACCTTTCATCAGTACCCCAACCCCAAGTGAGGAGCGTCAGCTGAAAGTCCTCGTATGTACGGACCTTCTCAGCAGAGGCCTGAACTTTAAAGGTGTGAGAAACGTCATATTGCTTGACGTGCCTGCAAATTCGGCAGATTTGGTGCATAGAGCAGGTAGAACGGGTAGAATGAACCAAGGTGGTCGGGTCTTCTTGATAATAAACGATGCTGACAAGGGCCACGTGAAGGGGCTGCCCAAGGTCTTGAGAAACAATAGGCGGTTAGGTTAGCCCTATGCTAGGCCTTCGTCTAAATACTGTATATAGTAAGTGAAAATATAGATGATCAATTATAGCATTCACAATGTAATAATACTACTAGCTAGCATTCTCCTTCACCACCTCGTCGCTTATCGGATAATAGCCGATACTACATGTGCACAGAATAAGCGAATGCCAAACTTCTCTCGTTTTTCTCGTATATTGTGGATTTTTCCGTtctttttgtgttttctgTCATGTGTTGCGAGATCTTCCTGCTATCACTACCAGATTCTTATCCTACTCAATCATAGCCAAGTAATCAAATTCTCCATCATCTAATATGTGGGATTCATCCCCAGATGTTGCAGCCAAATCGTCCCCCATAGACATATCGAATCGGCTAATctccaaatccaaaaatgGAGACAGAGGATTACCAAGTGACACTGGGGATCCAAAAACGTCACTAACCTCCTCTCTGCCtagtattttttcttccattaattggatattatcatcatttcCAACGTGTACGGTATCTGCCACATCACTCACATCTTCTACTGActcttctccaatttccCAGTTCTCTCCCTCTTCTTCACACACACCGGGATTGAAGGCAGGCaatgaaaatccaac
The Pichia kudriavzevii chromosome 2, complete sequence DNA segment above includes these coding regions:
- a CDS encoding uncharacterized protein (PKUD0B07180; similar to Saccharomyces cerevisiae YGL064C (MRH4); ancestral locus Anc_6.223); translated protein: MRVSLVSLARPKFSRGPILKRSPNMASPSPSGSKSSRSSSSRDELPPFKFGPYSPLNLPDESSRKGISNLVSKITDFNELKIYPEIRNSLLNEVKKHTVLRSQNFVRPAKVKTENELNGLIIRPTPIQTAAIKIINNKRKPGEFFKTFTLAAETGSGKTWAYLAPLLQQLLQGLKEPEVTSSPSIRAKAGIKSVILVPTHELVDQVYETAKYVGDDLNLSVFKWDTDSNFKEFISVFRTGIDIFVTTPGKFHSLSRYDSLKSSPKVLFGSISFCVVDEADTLMDESFLPDTQSIISKMSRLETLVFASATYPARFNKTINHLYPTITTISTPQLHKLPKSIEFRVVNASVAPYKGSKMKALAQALYAIYCDGTEEGYQKRVLIFVNKKDDCEKVSNKLQEYGHDVTFISSEDTPDARREKVAPFISTPTPSEERQLKVLVCTDLLSRGLNFKGVRNVILLDVPANSADLVHRAGRTGRMNQGGRVFLIINDADKGHVKGLPKVLRNNRRLG